TTGCGAACGTCTTGAAGTCAAAGTATTCTCTTACAAACTAAAACGATTAAAAAAGCGAGGACAAAAGAGAAAAAGTGTTAGATTGACTGCAATCAATCTAACACTTGCCGTTGTTGTCCGCTACGGGCGGGTCTTTGATTCACTGACTTTTACTGGCGATTGGTTGGTGTTCTTTAGTAAAGTCGCCACAATCAACAACCCATGTTCTCGAACTTGTTTTGCTATATAGAGGTACGGTAACTATTGTGGCGCTTCTTTAGCTTACTAAGACGACTCAGTTTTCCAGCTGTTTCATTTAGTTCATTGTGAATTTGAACATTGCCTCCGCTTTCCGCAAAAATCGGTTCTAGCTGATTAAAACGTTGTTGCTGCATTGGCCTCTTATTACTTGATTGCTTTTGTTCTTTATTTTTTTGCAAACTTTTTTTAAATTGTTGCTGTGTATGGTGGCTAAAGTTATGACTAATATCACCAGCATGTAAATACTGTTGTTCATTACGAAAAGTGCTACCTGTCGTCGCATTTACTCTAGAAGTCCTCATAATTAGTTACCCTCCTTTTCATTTTACTTACTTTATAGGTATTTATATCGACATTATATGCAAGAAATTAAGCAAACAGAACCAAATATATAAAAAAGAATAGAATTATTCAAAAAGTATCTATCACTTTTGAACAACTCTATTCTCGTAAGCGTTACTTCCAAAAATTATCAAAAATTGTAATTGGCATATGGCGTTTATGTTGAGAGCGTAAATAATGTTGCTCTAATCG
This DNA window, taken from Lysinibacillus sp. FSL M8-0337, encodes the following:
- a CDS encoding NAD synthetase produces the protein MRTSRVNATTGSTFRNEQQYLHAGDISHNFSHHTQQQFKKSLQKNKEQKQSSNKRPMQQQRFNQLEPIFAESGGNVQIHNELNETAGKLSRLSKLKKRHNSYRTSI